A stretch of Palaemon carinicauda isolate YSFRI2023 chromosome 36, ASM3689809v2, whole genome shotgun sequence DNA encodes these proteins:
- the LOC137628506 gene encoding pneumococcal serine-rich repeat protein-like, giving the protein MAPLLLLLLVTTPLLVPRPLLLLLVLMPPPLLLQLLVLMPLLLLLASPAAAADASATRPDATAAAATSPNAAAAAATSPNAAAAAATSPNAAATATSPNATAAATATSPNAAAAATATSPDAAAAAATSPDAAAAAAATSPNAAAAAVTTTSPDAAAAAAATTTSPDAAAAAASATTSPDAAAAATTTSPDAAAAAATAAASPDVAAAATSPDATSTAVTSLDEPGAVVATSPDAAAATATSQHRPDPAAATSPDATAAAATSLNAAPAAAIATIPNAAADTTSHDAAVAATAPDTTSTAATSHDAGAAASSVAPAAAAVTSPDAAAAATSPAAATATTSPDVAATAATATSVDASAAVATSSDAAVDTITTSLDAVATAATSSTVAAATSSNAAAATSSNAASLDAAAAATSPDAASLDAATSSDDAPASANSSDDAPAAANSSDDAPAAATSSDDAPAAATSSDAAANSDAAAASSEAPDAAAAAVPCSDAAAAVPSSDAAAAAAASFDIAAAAASSSDAAAAVTSSDATAAASFDTAAAVAASSNAAAAVASSSDAAAAASPDAEAAASLDAATSSYDAPAAATSCDAAAASSEAAAAAAASSDAAAASSNPAANSDAAAASSVVPMMPLLLLLVAMLLLLVPMLLLLVLKPLPLLLLLVLKPPLLLLLVPMLLLLVPSSDAAAAASFDTAAAVAAATSEAAAAAASSDAAASFDITAAASSNAAAAITSSDATGASSFDTAAAVAASSNVAAASTSSNAAAADATSSDAAAADATSSDAAAADATSSDAAAADATSSDAGAADTTRSSAAAAISSSGAAADDATSSSAAADDATSSSAAADDATSSSATAATSISGSAAATSSSDAPAAAASSNTGAAAATAAAASSNAAAATSSSDAAAASSNTGAAAAVAAAASSNAAAATSSDAAATATSSDAGAADATSSSADAADATSSSAAAATSSNAAATAASSDAAATSSNAAGTAISSDADAAAVAAVTSSDATVAAAAAAAATSSVAAVTISDAAADAVITSFDANVAAATATTSSDATAATTRCDADAPATTRSDVATTTTTSSDAPAAAAAASSDAPAAAAASSDAGAPTAAASSNHCSSAAATGSVAAVTSSDATIAAVAAATSSDAAAATSTRSDADTAAATSSDAAADAAATNSSDATADVATTSSDATAATSFAADVAAAFATSSNAATATTRCNADAAATNRCNADAAATTSSDAAAGSNATAATSFDATAAATTGSDATAAAATSFYAAAAAATTGSDTTAAAAAATSSDAGATSAATSSDAGAAFAAASSNAGAASASSNAGAASAAASFDAGAASAAASFDAGAAAAASSDAGAAAAASSDAGSAAAASSDAGSAAAAAASSDAGAAASSDAGAAAAASSDAGSAAAAASSDAAAASSNAAAATSSDATATATSSDAGAADATSSSADADDATSSSADAADATSSSAAAATSSNAAATAASSDAAATSSNAAGTATSSDAAATSPDAVAAVTSSDGAAAAAVTSSDAAAVAAVTSSDATVAAAAAATSSVAAVTISDAAADAVITSFDANVAAATATTSSDATAATTRCDADAPATTRSDVATTTTTSSDAPAAAAAASSDAPAAAAASSDAVAASSDAAATSSDAAATSFDATAATSFDAASAPATSFDAAAAPATSPDAVAAAAAAVTSSDAAAVAAVTSSDATAAAAAAAAATSSVAAVTSSDATIAAVAAATSSDAAAAAATSSDGASAASATSSCAAAATSTRSDADTAAATSSDAAADAAATNSSDATADVATTSSDTTAATSFAADVAAAFATSSNAATATTRCNADTAATTRCNADVAATTRCNADAAATTSSDAAADAGSNATAAADATSFDATAAATTGSDATAAAATSSYAAAAAATTGSDTTAAAAAATSSDAGATSAATSSDAGAAFAAASSNAGAASAAASSNAGAASAAASFDAGAAAAASSDAGAAAAASSDASSAAAASSDAGSAAASSDAGAAASSDAGAAAAASSDAGSAAAAFWCRC; this is encoded by the exons ATGGCGccgctactgctgctgctactagtcaCAACTCCGCTGCTAGTCCCGAggccgctgctgctgctactagtactGATGCCGCCGCCGCTGCTGCTACAGCTACTAGTCctgatgccgctgctgctgctgcttgctagtcccgctgctgctgctgatgcttcTGCTACTAGGCCCGAtgccactgctgctgctgctactagtccaaatgccgctgctgctgctgctactagtcccaatgccgctgctgctgctgctactagtcccAATGCCGCTGCTACTGCTACTAGTCCCAATgccactgctgctgctactgctactagtCCCAATGCAgcagctgctgctactgctactagtCCCGATGCagcagctgctgctgctactagtcctGATGCTGCagccgctgctgctgctactagtcccAATGCAGCAGCAGCTGCTGTTACTACTACTAGTCCTgatgcagcagcagcagctgctgctactactactagtccTGATGCTGCAGCAGCAGCTGCTTCTGCTACTACTAGTCCTGAtgcagctgctgctgctactactactagtcctgatgcagcagcagcagctgctactgctgctgctagtcccgatgttgctgctgctgctactagtcccGATGCCACTTCTACTGCTGTGACTAGTCTCGATGAACCTGGTGCTGTTGTTGCTACTAGTCCAGACgcagctgctgctactgctactagtCAACACCG TCCTGatcctgctgctgctactagtcccGATGCCaccgctgctgctgctactagtctGAATGCTGCCCCGGCTGCTGCTATTGCTACTATTCCCAATGCTGCTGCTGATACTACTAGTCACGATGCCGCCGTTGCTGCTACTGCACCCGATACCACTTCTACTGCTGCTACTAGTCACGATGCCGGTGCTGCTGCCAGTTCTGTtgcacctgctgctgctgctgttactagTCCCGATGCCGCTGCTGCAGCTACTAGTCCCGCCGCCgctactgctactactagtccCGATGTCGCCGccactgctgctactgctactagtGTTGATGCCTCTGCTGCTGTTGCTACAAGTTCTGATGCTGCTGTTGATACTA TTACTACTAGTCTCGATGCTGTCGCTACTGCTGCTACTAGCTccactgttgctgctgctactagttccaatgctgctgctgctactagttccaatGCTGCTAGtcttgatgctgctgctgctgctactagtcctGATGCTGCAAGTCTTgatgctgctactagttccgatgatGCCCCTGCTTCTGCTAATAGTTCCGATGATGCCCCTGCTGCTGCTAATAGTTCCGATGATgcccctgctgctgctactagttccgatgatgcccctgctgctgctactagttccgatgccgctgctaattccgatgccgctgctgctaGTTCCGAAGCccctgatgctgctgctgctgctgttccttgttccgatgccgctgctgctgtTCCTAGTTctgatgccgctgctgctgctgctgctagttttgatatcgctgctgctgctgcttctagttccgatgccgctgctgctgttactagttccgatgccACTGCTGCTGCTAGTTTTGATaccgctgctgctgttgctgctagttccaatgctgctgctgctgttgctagtAGTTCCGATGCTGCCGCTGCCGCTAGTCCTGATGCTGAAGCTGCTGCAAGTCTTGATGCTGCTACTAGTTCCTATGATgcccctgctgctgctactagttgcgatgctgctgctgctagttctgaagccgccgctgctgctgctgctagttccgatgctgctgctgctagttccaatCCCGCTGCTAattccgatgctgctgctgctagttctgtAGTTCCAATGATGCCCCTTCTGCTGCTACTAGTTGCGATGCTactgctgctagttccgatgctgctgctgTTAGTTCTGAAGccgctgccgctgctgctgctgctagttctgaagccgccgctgctgctgctgctagttccgatgctgctgctgctagttcctagttccgatgccgctgctgctgctagttTTGATaccgctgctgctgttgctgctgctacttccgAAGCCgccgctgctgctgctagttccgatgctgctgctaGTTTTGATATCactgctgctgctagttccaatGCCGCTGCTGCTATTACTAGTTCCGATGCCACTGGTGCTTCTAGTTTTGATaccgctgctgctgttgctgctagtTCCAATGTTGCTGCTGCTTCTACTAGTTCCAATGCCGCTGCTGCtgatgctactagttccgatgccgctgctgctgaTGCTACTAGTTCTGATGCCGCTGCTGCTGATGCTACTAGCTCTGATGCCGCTGCTGCTGATGCTACTAGTTCTGATGCCGGTGCTGCTGATACTACTAGATCCAGTGCCGCTGCTGCTATTTCCAGTTCTGGTGCCGCTGCTGATGATGCTACTAGTTCCAGTGCCGCTGCTGATGATGCTACTAGTTCCAGTGCCGCTGCTGATGATGCTACTAGTTCCAGTGCCACTGCTGCTACTTCTATTTCCGGTTCCGCTGCTGCTActtctagttccgatgcccctgctgctgctgctagttccaatactggtgctgctgctgctactgcagcagctgctagttccaatgccgctgctgctacttctagttccgatgctgctgctgctagttccaatACTGGTGCTGCTGCTGCAGTAGCAGCAGCTGCTAGTTCCAAtgccgctgctgctactagttctgatgccgctgctactgctactagttccgatgcggGTGCTGCTGATGCTACTAGTTCCAGTGCTGATGCTGCTGATGCTACTAGTTCTAGtgccgctgctgctactagttccaatgccgctgctactgctgctagttccgatgctgctgctactagttccaatGCCGCTGGTACTGCTATTAGTTCcgatgctgatgctgctgctgttgcggctgtTACCAGTTCCGATGCCACCGTAGCTGCAGCTGCAGCTGCAGCTGCTACTAGTTCTGTTGCGGCTGTTACTATTTCCGATGCCGCTGCTGATGCTGTTATTACTAGTTTTGATGCTAATgtagctgctgctactgctactactagttccgatgccactgctgctactactaggtgTGATGCCGACGCTCCTGCTACTACTAGGTCTGATgtcgccactactactactactagttctgatgcccctgctgctgctgctgctgctagttccgatgcccctgctgctgcagctgctagttctgatgccggtgctcctactgctgctgctagttccaatCA CTGCAGCTCTGCAGCTGCTACTGGTTCTGTTGCGGctgttactagttccgatgccACCATAGCTGCAGTTGcagctgctactagttccgatgccgctgctgctacTAGTACTAGGTCTGATGCTgacactgctgctgctactagttctgatgccgctgctgatgctgctgctactaatAGTTCTGATGCCACTGCTGATGTTgctactactagttccgatgctACTGCTGCTACTAGTTTTGCTGCTGATGTAGCTGCTGCTTTTGCTACTAGTTCCAATGCCGCTACTGCTACTACTAGGTGTAATGCCGACGCTGCTGCTACTAATAGGTGTAATGCCgacgctgctgctactactagttccgatgccgctgctggtTCCAATGCCACTGCTGCTACTAGTTTCGATgccactgctgctgctactactggttCCGATGCCacagctgctgctgctactagtttctatgccgctgctgctgctgctactactggttCCGAtaccactgctgctgctgctgctgctactagttccgatgccggtgctacttctgctgctactagttccgatgccggtgCTGCTTTTGCTGCTGCTAGTTCCAATGCCGGTGCTGCTTCTGCTAGTTCCAATGCCGGTGCTGCTTCTGCTGCCGCTAGTTTTGATGCCGGTGCTGCTTCTGCTGCCGCTAGTTTTGATgccggtgctgctgctgctgctagttctgatgccggtgctgctgctgctgctagttctgatgccggttctgctgctgctgctagttcagATGCcggttctgctgctgctgctgctgctagttcagATGCCGGTGCTGCTGCTAGTTCTGATgccggtgctgctgctgctgctagttctgatgccggttctgctgctgctgctgctagttctgatgccg cagctgctagttccaatgccgccgctgctactagttctgatgccactgctactgctactagttccgatgcggGTGCTGCTGATGCTACTAGTTCCAGTGCCGATGCTGATGATGCTACTAGTTCCAGTGCCGATGCTGCTGATGCTACTAGTTCTAGtgccgctgctgctactagttccaatgccgctgctactgctgctagttccgatgctgctgctactagttccaatgccgctggtactgctactagttccgatgctgctgctactagtcCTGATGCCGTTGCTGCTGTTACTAGTTCCGATGGCGCTGCTGCTGCGGCTGTTACTAGTTctgatgctgctgctgttgcggctgttactagttccgatgccACCGTAGCTGCAGCTGCAGCTGCTACTAGTTCTGTTGCGGCTGTTACTATTTCCGATGCCGCTGCTGATGCTGTTATTACTAGTTTTGATGCTAATgtagctgctgctactgctactactagttccgatgccactgctgctactactaggtgTGATGCCGACGCTCCTGCTACTACTAGGTCTGATgtcgccactactactactactagttctgatgcccctgctgctgctgctgctgctagttccgatgcccctgctgctgcagctgctagttctgatgccg TGGCAGCCAGTTCTGATGccgctgctactagttccgatgccgctgctacTAGTTTTGATGCCACTGCTGCTACAAGTTTTGATGCCGCATCTGCTCCTGCTACTAGTTTTGATGCCGCCGCTGCTCCTGCTACTAGTCCTGATgccgttgctgctgctgctgcggctgTTACTAGTTctgatgctgctgctgttgcggctgttactagttccgatgccACCGCAGCTGCAGCTGCAGCTGCAGCTGCTACTAGTTCTGTTGCGGctgttactagttccgatgccACCATAGCTGCAGTTGCAGcagctactagttccgatgccgctgctgctgctgctactagttctgatGGTGCCTCTGCTGCTTCTGCTACTAGTTCCTGTGCCGCTGCTGCTACTAGTACTAGGTCTGATGCTgacactgctgctgctactagttctgatgccgctgctgatgctgctgctactaatAGTTCCGATGCCACTGCTGATGTTGCTACTACTAGTTCCgatactactgctgctactagttTTGCTGCTGATGTAGCTGCTGCTTTTGCTACTAGTTCCAATGCCGCTACTGCTACTACTAGGTGTAATGCCgacactgctgctactactaggtgTAATGCCGACGTTGCTGCTACTACTAGGTGTAATGCCgacgctgctgctactactagttccgatgccgctgctgatGCTGGTTCCAATGCcactgctgctgctgatgctactAGTTTCGATgccactgctgctgctactactggttCCGATGCCacagctgctgctgctactagttcctatgccgctgctgctgctgctactactggttCCGAtaccactgctgctgctgctgctgctactagttccgatgccggtgctacttctgctgctactagttccgatgccggtgctgcttttgctgctgctagttccaatgccggtgctgcttctgctgctgctagttccaatGCCGGTGCTGCTTCTGCTGCCGCTAGTTTTGATgccggtgctgctgctgctgctagttctgatgccggtgctgctgctgctgctagttctgatgccagttctgctgctgctgctagttcagATGCCGGTTCTGCTGCTGCTAGTTCAGATGCCGGTGCTGCTGCTAGTTCTGATgccggtgctgctgctgctgctagttctgatgccggttctgctgctgctgct TTCTGGTGCCGCTGCTGA
- the LOC137628507 gene encoding uncharacterized protein has protein sequence EAPSELVAAAAAASELVAAATAAMVASELVTAATELVAAAAAAASELVTAATAAASELVTAAAAAAASELVTAATASGLVAGAAAASKLVAGADAASKLVAAVASKLVAAASELELAAAAGASELEVAA, from the exons gaggcaccatcagaactagtagcagcagcagcagcggcatcggaactagtagcagctgCAACTGCAGCTATGGTggcatcggaactagtaacagCCGCAACAGAACTAGTAGCAGCTGCAGctgcagcggcatcggaactagtaacagccgcaacagcagcagcatcagAACTAGTAAcagccgcagcagcagcagcagcatcagaacTAGTAACAGCAGCAACGGCATCAGGACTAGTAGCAGGAGCAGCGGCGGCATCAAAACTAGTAGCAGGAGCAGATGCGGCATCAAAACTTGTAGCAGCAGTGGCATCAAAACTAgtagcagcggcatcggaacta gaactagcagcagcagcaggggcatcggaactagaagtagcagca